The following are from one region of the Methanospirillum hungatei genome:
- a CDS encoding MarC family protein, which translates to MAADFISFSLFALSSILIVVNPLGALLVYNSITEFMDSKDKRRVAAYGCRIAGLVLIFFTLLGSTLLSLFGITISAFTIAGGVLLFGIGMEMVYARTSRAKVTATEKYESIDADDISSMPLAFPMISGPGTITTVIVLSKDAPILSQPIELGIILGSVILTLIITYLVLVSSEQITKRVGQREYRVVNRLMGIMLMAIAVQFIINGISQAFPMLTGTGIT; encoded by the coding sequence ATGGCTGCTGATTTCATCAGTTTTTCACTTTTTGCACTCTCATCTATCCTGATAGTTGTAAATCCACTCGGGGCACTGCTTGTCTATAATTCTATTACAGAATTTATGGACTCAAAGGATAAACGCCGGGTCGCAGCTTACGGGTGTCGGATAGCTGGGCTAGTTCTCATATTTTTTACCTTGTTAGGATCAACGCTTCTTTCTCTGTTTGGTATCACCATAAGCGCATTCACTATTGCCGGAGGCGTCCTGCTTTTTGGTATTGGTATGGAAATGGTCTATGCACGGACATCACGGGCAAAAGTAACTGCGACTGAAAAATATGAGAGCATCGATGCAGACGATATTTCATCAATGCCACTTGCATTTCCAATGATATCCGGACCAGGAACAATAACCACGGTCATTGTTCTCTCTAAAGATGCTCCCATACTGTCACAACCGATAGAACTGGGTATCATTCTGGGATCAGTAATCCTGACTTTGATAATCACCTACCTGGTGCTTGTCTCATCTGAGCAGATAACAAAGCGTGTTGGACAGCGTGAATACCGGGTAGTAAACCGGTTGATGGGAATTATGTTGATGGCAATAGCTGTTCAGTTTATCATCAACGGAATCTCACAAGCTTTTCCGATGTTAACCGGGACAGGAATTACCTGA